DNA sequence from the Cardiobacteriaceae bacterium TAE3-ERU3 genome:
GTTGCTCTTTTTCTTTGGCAGAACGTGCTTCACGTTCTTTTTGCTTACGCAGCTGCTCTTCAGCATTGGCTTTTGCTTCTGCTTCTTCACGCGCTTTGCGGTCTTTTTCTTGCTCAGCAAGCTGAGATTGGAATTTCTCTTCAAGCTTTTTGCGTTCGCTCTCGGCTTTTGCTTCTGCTTCTGCTTCTTTCTCTTTGCGTTCTTTGCGCGCTTTCTCTTCGGCAATGCGCTGACGCTCTGCTTCTTCAGCTTCGCGGCGCTCTCGCTCCTCGTTATCGCGCATTACTTCGCCCTGCTCCATGCGCTTCTTTTCAGCCATTTGCTTGGCGATTTCCAGCGGGCTGAGCTTCTTCTCGGTTGCAGCAGCGCTAGCAGTTTTCTTGGATTTTGCTGACTTGCCAGCTGCTGGTTTACGTGCTTCTTTGGGCTTTTCTGATGTTTTTTTCGCGTTGTTACTACGCGGCGACATACTTAGTTTGCCAGATTTACGGCTCTGTAAATGTTTAGTCAGAGCAACTTTCTGCGCTGGCGACATTGTTTGATCGGCATCGCTGACATCAATCTGGGCTTCTTTGATCAGATCCAGTAAGCGGTTTACCGGGATTTTGAGTTGTTTTGCTAATTCTGCGACAGTCATATGACCTCCCTTTGCTTACTTCAAGATTGACGGAACCATGGCTCACGAGCCTGCAGGATAATTGCCGATGCCTGATCTTTATCAAGGTCAGTCATGTCAACTAATTCATCCACTGCCAATTCGGCAAGGTCTTCCTGCGTGCTGAGGTTGTGCGCCGTTAGTTGCTCCACCACATTTTCGGGCAGATCCATCTCACTAATTGGTGTCTGCATGTCTTCTTCTGGGTCACGCCCGGCAACAAATGCCTGAGTGAGTAAATAATCGGTTGCTCGCTCAAGTAACGCATCAACTAAACCATCATCAAACGCTTCGATCGCAAGAAGATCATCACGATCTGCATAAGCAATATCTTCAGCGCTTAAATAACCGGCTGCAGTAAGCTCGTTGGCAATATCTTCTTCAAGGTCAAGCATTTCAGCAAGCTTGGCTTCCTGCTCATCTTGCTCAGCTTCTCTACGAGCGTGGAACTCGGTTTCAGAAAGGACATTAATATGCCAGCCTGTCAGTTCACTCGCAAGACGGACATTTTGCCCACCACGACCAACTGCCTGCGGCAACTTGTCTTCCGCAACAGCAATATCAATGATCTTTTCACCCGGGTGTACCCGAGAATTGAGAATATTGGCTGGAGCCATAGCCTTACGCACATATTCTTCAGGGTCTTCATCCCACAAGACAATATCAATGCGTTCGCCATTTAATTCATTCATTACACCTTGTACGCGTGAACCACGCATACCAACGCAAGCACCAACAGGGTCGATCCGTGGATCAAAGCTGCGTACAGCAATCTTGGCGCGTTGACCCGGATCACGTGCAGCACCCATGATTTCAATATTACCCATATTGATCTCAGGCACTTCGAGCGTAAACAGCTCAATCAGTAACTCAGGAGCAACACGGCTAATTTGCAGTTGTGGGCCTTTGAGTTCACGATTAACCTTGACCAAATAGCCACGGATACGATCACCATTGCGCAAAGGCTCGCGTGGAATCATGTCTTCACGCAGGATTGTTCCTTCAACACCGCCGATATCGACAATTGCGTTACGACGTTCGTGACGGCGAACGATACCATGAACCAATTGCCCTTCTTTCTCAATAAACTGCTGATAGACTTTTTCACGTTCAGCTTCACGCAGTTTTTGGATGATGATTTGCTTGGCTTGCTGTGCACTGATACGGCCAAAAGGCTCGTTCTCAATCTTTATTTCATAGATATCGCCAGCCTTGAGGTTTTCTTCAGGCAATTCGATCTCGGCAACACTTTCACGCATCTCAGCGTCAGGGTTTTCTAGCATCGCTTCATCATCAACAATGTGCCAAACTCGGAAGGTCTCATATTCACCTGTGCGCTGATTGATGCTTACACGAGCTTCAATATCTTCATCTTGATGACGCTTGCGTGTTGCAGCGGCAAGAGCAGCCTCCAGTGCTTCAAAGATCACATCGCGATCAACATCTTTTTCGTTGGCAACAACTTCAACAATTGCCAGTAGTTCTTTGGCCATGACTGCTCCTCAATCTTCAAAAACAGGCACGAGACGCGCCTTGTCAATATTTGTGAATTCTAAAGTTACGCGCTGCTGTTCCTTGCTGTGCGTAAAGACCAACTCAACTGTACCTGCATCAACATCCACTTCAGCAATTTCGCCAGTGAATTTACGTTGACCCTGAATGGCCTGATGGGCGTTAAGTTTGACTGGTTGGCCAATGTAGCGAGCAAATTGCTCAATAGTGTACAGCGGGCGATCAACGCCAGGAGAAGATACTTCTAATGTGTACATAGTTTTTATCGGATCTTCTACATCCAGCAATGGATTGATCTGCTCGGTGACAGCAACAACATCTTCCATGCTGATACCGCCGTTAGGGTTATCGACATAGATGCGTAAAATTGCATTGTGAGAGTTGTGGTGGTACTCCACGCCCCACCATTCGTAGCCCATCGACTCAACAGTCGGT
Encoded proteins:
- a CDS encoding ribosome maturation factor RimP, translating into MSREELVTELCKPTVESMGYEWWGVEYHHNSHNAILRIYVDNPNGGISMEDVVAVTEQINPLLDVEDPIKTMYTLEVSSPGVDRPLYTIEQFARYIGQPVKLNAHQAIQGQRKFTGEIAEVDVDAGTVELVFTHSKEQQRVTLEFTNIDKARLVPVFED
- the nusA gene encoding transcription termination factor NusA, producing MAKELLAIVEVVANEKDVDRDVIFEALEAALAAATRKRHQDEDIEARVSINQRTGEYETFRVWHIVDDEAMLENPDAEMRESVAEIELPEENLKAGDIYEIKIENEPFGRISAQQAKQIIIQKLREAEREKVYQQFIEKEGQLVHGIVRRHERRNAIVDIGGVEGTILREDMIPREPLRNGDRIRGYLVKVNRELKGPQLQISRVAPELLIELFTLEVPEINMGNIEIMGAARDPGQRAKIAVRSFDPRIDPVGACVGMRGSRVQGVMNELNGERIDIVLWDEDPEEYVRKAMAPANILNSRVHPGEKIIDIAVAEDKLPQAVGRGGQNVRLASELTGWHINVLSETEFHARREAEQDEQEAKLAEMLDLEEDIANELTAAGYLSAEDIAYADRDDLLAIEAFDDGLVDALLERATDYLLTQAFVAGRDPEEDMQTPISEMDLPENVVEQLTAHNLSTQEDLAELAVDELVDMTDLDKDQASAIILQAREPWFRQS